The Lacticaseibacillus pabuli region ACTCGCCACCGGCCATTGAAAAAGCGACGGCCAGCAGGTCAGCTAGACCCGCGATGAAAAGGGTAAATGAATCATGCGTAGCGGCACCGACGGAGAACAGGACACCGACAACGGTCAAAATACCGTCATTGGCTCCCAGCACCCCGGCACGGAGCGTGTTGGCGCGCATCGCAAGACTTTGTTCTTGTTTTTTAGCCATTATTCAGTTGCCTCCTAGCGTTCAAACATGTGGCCGGCTAGGTAAGTAACCGTCATGGTAATCAAACCGCTGATGATGTTACGCATCGTCGCGCGGCTGACCTTCGCGTTCCCAATCTTAGCGGCTGTGAATCCGGTAATGGCGAGTGCCACGACCACGGCGCCAATTGTAGCGATCATCTTGTATTGCGCCTGAACCAGCGTAATAGTGAGCATCGGCAAAGCCGACCCCAAGGGAAACGAGATCATCGATACAATCGCCGCACCAACCGCACTGGTTGATTTCGTCGGATCAATGTTATACCGCTCACGAACGGCGGTATTAATGGGGGAGCTGGCGAACATTTCACTGGTCGCCTGCGTTGCAAGAGGTCGGGAAATCCCGGTGGCAACATACTTGTCTGTCACATAGACTTGCTCTGCTTGTGGGTTGACCTTAAGTCGAACCGTTTCATCAGCAACCGCGCGTTTCTCGGCGTCACGCTGGGCGTACACACTGACGTACTCGCCCATTGCCATGGAAATGGTACCGGCCAACATCCCGGCCATCCCTGAAAGCAGGATGGTGTGGATGTTGCTCGTTGCGGCGGCGACACCGATTACGATGGCGGCAACTGACAAAATGCCATCATTCGCACCCATAACACCGGCACGGATGAGGTTGATTTGTTCGGCTAGGCTCATTTTTTGCTTTGATTTCTTCATGCCCCAAGCCTCCAAAAATATTAAATTGTAAATCAGTGAAAATTATAGCACAAGAACTGGCTCCGAGGTTATAAAAAGAGCCCTTGTATAGGAATGAATGCCTATAAAAGGCAACGAAATGATGACTACAAATGTAAATACATTATGAAATTAATTTTGCATTTATGAAAATGAAACGTAATTTGCGTCGACAAACGTGCGTTCTGAGAGAGCAATCCACACACTGCCATCGCTCAACTCGTGCCGGGCAAGTGGCGTGAAAGTACTGCCATTTTGCAATCGTGTCGGCTGGGGATCACCATAGGGCGCATCCCAGACGGTGACGCCAAGTGCGGGACCATCAATGGTTAGCTTTTGGTGCAGCGGGGTAATGGTTGACTTGAAGTGGATGGTGGCTGGCTTGACGGCAACAGGCGCGTTTAAAAACGGGTTGGTTTTATGCGGCTGTGTTCCGTGTGCGCTCACCCATTGGCGGGCACCGAGGTTAAACCAGACTTGATGCGACAGCTGCTGGCGGACGATGCCGAAGACTTGCCAGACAGTGCCGGCAGGAATTTGGGTGTCGAGTGCCCGCGGTGCATTTGGCGAAGGGTACACATTTTTGGCTTGCGTCATTTCGATATACGCGGCGCTCGGTAAATTGCCCGTCTCGATACCGGCCATTCGGTAATTAAAGCGAATAGACTGCGCATGCGTCGTAAACACACCCGATTGGCTATGATCCCCGATGACGTCCGCTACTCGGCCGGGCAAGGCGTGGGCGGTGAAGGCGAGATCCAAGGTGCCCAGTAAGGTTTCTGGTGGCGCGATGAGTTCTCCTGCTGGCCCGCGGTGATAAACCGTAACTGGTGCGGCCTGAATCGCTTGGTAATAGAGCGTGACCGTTGTGTCCGTGTTGGGTACCCGGCGCGTTAAGCCTTCCGCGCGATAAAACAAGCGGCCGGGTAAACGTGGTGGCTGAAAGTCGAGTGGACTGTCTGCTGCCGCGGTAATCAAAATTGGCGTGCTTAATTCATGGCCATCTACTTGGCTCCGCAATTGAATCGTGACGGTCACCTGTTTAGCAGGCTTTGGCGTCGGGGTATCGACAACAGGGCTAGGCGTCATCGCGGTATCGGCCCGGTCTTCATGTGGCGTGGTCGGCGCAGTGTCTGCTTGTTTGGCTGCCGGACGCGGCCGAAACAAGTCTAAAATTGTGCGAAAAAGACCCATGCGCTTTCTCCTCCAAAGTAAAAGGCCGGCTTGCGCCGACCCAAGTGACTAGCATTAGTTAGATGACACAGCGGACGAACGGAGCGTAACTTCGGCCAGGTGCTTCGAACGCAAGACTTCTACGTCCCCAATGGTCTTATTGGTCAGCTCCTTGAGTGCAAAGTTGATCTCCGTATCCTGAATATTCCGGCGCTCGTTTGTGAACAGGACTTCTTGGTGATGAGGTGACTCCGTAAAGACCACCGTCGTCTGCCCCAAGGAGTAGACCTGCACGAGTTGTGCATTTGTATTAGCTAACTGCTGCGAGACTAAGTGTGCATATGAGTTTGTAACATCGATCAGCCGCATCGTGTATCAGTCCTTTCAGTTCCTTATATTGTTTATTATAAGGTAATCGACCGATAGATACCATAACTATGTGAAAACGTTTTGCAAAATCATATGTGAATTTTTAGACAAAAAAAGAACGGCCGTAGCCGTCCTTATAATCATTATTTAGATGCCGGTTTATCTACAGATGCAGATTCGGCATTAATGACAATTTGACCGTCATTGATGCGTGCTTCCAGCTTCTTTGTGTCAGGGTGATCAAGATAGTAATCCGCGACGCGGTCCTCAATCTGCTCCTGAATGACACGGCGAAGTGGGCGGGCACCCATGGCTGGATCGTAACCAAGTTCCACTAATTTGTCCTTAACGGCACTCGTGACGTGGATGGTCAGACCCTGTTCCTCGATATTCTTGTTGGTATCCGCAATCATCAGGTCAACAATCTTCAACAGACTGTCCTTGGCCAGTGGCTTGAATTCAACAATGTCATCGAAACGGTTCAGGAACTCAGGCTTGAAGTAATTCCCCAATTGCGCGAGTACACTGTGGGTCGTTCCGTTAATGGAAGCACCGAAGCCAACGTTCGCTTCAGCGTCTGTCGAACCGGCGTTACTGGTCATGATGATGATGGTGTCCTTGAAGGAAACCGTGCGACCCTGGCTGTCAGTCAAACGACCGTCGTCCAGAATCTGCAGGAACATGTTCATGACGTCTGGGTGAGCTTTTTCAATTTCATCCAGCAGAATCAAGCTGTAAGGGTTACGACGAACTTTTTCGGTCAACTGACCGGCTTCTTCGTAACCAACATAGCCAGGAGGTGACCCGATGAGCTTAGACACTGAATGCTTCTCCATGTACTCTGACATGTCGAAACGAATCATGTTGTCCTCGCTACCGAACAGTTCCTTAGCGAGCTGTTTAGCAAGTTCAGTCTTCCCAACACCGGTAGGCCCTACGAATAGGAAACTACCGATTGGCCGGCCAGTCTTGTTGAAGCCGATGCGGTTACGACGAATGGCACGTGCCACTTTTTCAACCGCTGGATCTTGACCAATTAAGTGCTGACGGAGGTGAGCGTCGAGGTTCTTGAGCTGAGATTGCTCTTGTTCCTTCAGTTCACCGACAGGAATATTTGTTTTTTCTTCAACAATTTGTTCCATATCTTTTTCAGTCACAGTTGGCTCGTCTTCATCAGACAGGTCGCTCTGATCCTGCTTCATCTTATCGAGCTTCGTCACTTGATCGCGGTAGAACGCCGCTTTCTCGTAGTCTTCACTCTTGAGCGCATCCTGTTTCTGGGATTCGGCTGTCTTAATCTTACGGTCGATTTCCTCAGGATCCACAGCGGTGATGGTGAGGTTCTTACGACTCCCAGCCTCATCCAGTAAATCAATTGCCTTGTCAGGCAGGAAACGATCCTGAATGTAGCGGGCAGAGAGCTCAACAGCACCCGTGATGGCGTCATCCGTGTAGTGAACGTGGTGGTAGTCCTCGTAGCGCTTTTGAATTCCCTTGAGAATTTTAACGGTTTCTTCAACACTAGGTTCATCAACCGTAATTGGCTGGAGACGACGGGCAAGTGCGGAGTCCTTTTCAATGGTACGGAACTCGTTGCTGGTCGTGGCCCCAACGATTTGGATATCGCCACGCGCAAGTGCAGGTTTCAATACGTTGCCGGCATCCATGCCACCCTCAGCGTTACCCGCGCCAACGATTTCGTGGATTTCGTCAATGAATAGGATAACTTGTTTATTCTGACGGAGTTCATTCAGTAATTGCTGCATCCGCTGTTCAAATTGACCACGCATGCTGGTTCCCTGAACGAGGGACACAACGTCAAGACTAATGACCTGACGATCCTGAAGCTTTTGCGGAACGTCACCGTTCGCAATCTTCAGTGCGAGGCCTTCAACAACCGCGGTCTTACCGACACCAGCTTCACCAATCAAGACAGGGTTATTCTTTGTCCGGCGGTTGAGAATTTCAATCACACGCGCAATTTCCTGGTCCCGACCGATAACAGGGTCGATTTCACCACGCTTGGCAGCGTCTGTCATGTTGACACCAAACTGGGCGAGAACACCGCCGCGTTTGCCGCCACCATTACCGCCGCGTCCGGCTTGCGGGGTAGGGCCGCCTGGTTGAGGCTGGTCGCCGCGCGCACCGTTGCTGGCACCACCATTCATTGCTGAAAAGATGTCATCCAGACTGTTGAAACCGAATGGGTCATTGGCCTGATTCTGTGGTGTCTGGGCGTTGCCAGCTTGGTTCTTTAATAGTTGATAGCAGTTTTGGCACAGGTTAATTTCCTGGCGCTTCCCATTAACATTCGTGTAAAGATGAATCGTTGCCGGGTTCTGCTTGCAGTTTTCACATAGCACTTGTTAGTCACAACCTTTCAATGCCACTGGGGCGAAGTGATGTGCAAAGTCAAACTCTTTGACCTAATTTGACCATGCATAAAGTATAACGCATCGGAATCAATTTGCAAGCACTCTCGATGACAGAGTGCTAATTTTGTCCGAAAGTGTTAAACTTGCGATGTAAACGATTCCGTGATATTCTACCGTTTATTGTCGGAAGGAGGCCATATTTGATGGAAACTGACTACGTCGAACAGATGAACAAATTGCGCAGTGGTGAGCTGAAGGAGCTGGTTGTTAAGCCGGAAGACTTCATGCGTTTCCGCAATGCCTGGACAAACTATCCAGGGCGCAAGGGAATTGTCGGTGTTGCACACCGTGGCGGCACGATTGTGTACCACTATGATTCCCAATTTGCTTAAGCTAATTAGGGGTACTTGTTAAGCTCCAGCAAAAATGGTAACCTTTACAAGAAATAATTTTTAACAGTCTAAAGGAGATTTTTTCTATGGAAACTCGTGAATACAACGTTATCGCAGCTAGTGGGATCCACGCCCGTCCAGCAACACTTCTGGTACAGGCAGCAAGCAAGTTCACCTCTGATGTGAACCTGGAATACAAGGGCAAGTCCGTTAACCTCAAGTCCATCATGGGTGTGATGAGTCTTGGTGTTGGCCAGGGTGCCGATGTTACCATCACCGCTGAAGGCGACGATGAAGCAGATGCAATTGCTGCTATCGACGAAGCCATGAAGAAGGAAGGCTTGGCTGAGTAATGACGAAAGAACTCAAGGGAATTGCCGCGTCTGACGGTATTGCGGTCGCAAAGGCCTACATGCTTGTTCAGCCGGATCTTTCCTTCACAAAGAAGACAATTGACGATACCGATGCAGAAGTTAGCCGTTTCCAAAAGGCAGTTGAAGCTTCGAACGCCGATCTTAAGCTGATTCGTGATAAAGCAGCTCAAAGTCTCGGTGAGGAAGAGGCGCAGGTCTTTGATGCGCACATGATGATTCTGGCAGACCCTGAGTTTACTGGAGCCATTGAATCCAGCATCAAGAATGACTCTGTGAATGCAGAGCAGGCATTGTCTGATGTGTCAGGCAACTTCATTTCCACCTTCGAAGCAATGACCGACAATGCTTACATGCAGGAACGCGCCGGCGATATCCGCGACGTGACATCCCGTCTCATGAGTCACTTGCTCGGTGTTCAGCTGCCCAACCCAGCATTGATCAACGAAGAAGTCGTCGTGGTTGCCCACGATTTGACCCCTTCAGACACTGCACAGTTGGACAAGAAGTACGTTAAGGCCTTCGTCACCGATATCGGTGGCCGGACCGCGCACTCCGCTATCATGGCACGTAGTCTTGAAATCCCAGCGGTTGTTGGGACGGATGACATCACGAAGTCCGTTAAGCAGGATCAAGAGATTGCTGTTGACGGTCTGACTGGCCAGGTAGTTGTTGAACCAACTTCTGAGCAGACTGCTTCATTTAAGAAGGAAGCCGATGACTACGCAAAGCAGAAGGAAGAATGGGCTAAGCTCAAGTCTTCTGCTTCAATCACCGCAGACGGCAAGCACTTTGATGTTGCTGCCAACATCGGTACTCCTAAGGATTTGCAGGCCGTGCTGGACAATGGTGCTGAAGCCATTGGTCTCTACCGGACTGAATTCCTCTACATGGACTCATCTGAACTTCCTACAGAGGATGATCAGTTTGACGCCTACAAGAAGGTTCTTGAAACGATGGGCGACAAGCCAGTCGTTGTTCGGACCATGGACATTGGTGGCGACAAGCACTTGCCATACATGCCACTTCCAGAAGAAATGAACCCATTCTTGGGCTACCGTGCGATCCGCATTAGCTTGGATCGTCAGGAAATCTTCCGCACACAGCTCCGTGCATTGCTTCGGGCATCTGCCTTCGGTAACCTGCGCATTATGTTCCCAATGGTTGCGACCGTTCAGGAATTCCAGGCTGCTAAGAAGATCTTCCTTGAAGAGAAGGACAAGCTTGTTAAGGCTGGCACCAAGGTTTCTGACGATATCCAGTTGGGTATCATGATTGAAATCCCTGCTGCCGCTGTACTGGCAGACCAGTTTGCTAAGTACGTTGACTTCTTCTCAATCGGTACCAACGACCTGATTCAGTACACAATGGCTGCTGACCGTGGTAATGAACATGTTTCTTACCTCTACCAGCCATACAACCCATCCATCCTTCGCCTCGTTAAGCACACAATTGACGCAGCGCACAAGGAAGGCAAGTGGGTCGGCATGTGTGGTGAAGCGGCTGGTGACCCAATCATGGTGCCACTGCTGCTCGGCATGGGCCTTGACGAATACTCCATGAGTGCTACCTCCATTCTTAAGGTACGTAGCCAAATGAAGAAGTTGTCAACCGCCGACATGGCTAAGGTTGCTGAAAAAGCACTGAATGACAGTATTTCAAACGATGACAACAAGAAGCTCGTTGAAGAAGCTACGAAGTAATTGAAGTCGTTGATGGCGTCCTCCCTTATTGGGGGGCGTCTTTTTTTGCAATTTCGCTTAGCAAACGATGAGTCAGTTAATGCCCGACGTTGCGAAGCAGCGTTCGGACATTTACTGACTCACGGCGCTTAGCGAAATGCAGTCAGGCGATGCGAACGCATCGTCTGACCCAGTGTATGATGGCAATCAAACTAAAATAGCATATCTGCCTTCGCGAAGCGGCGTCCGTTTACTTACAGACTCACATGCACTTAGTCGGTTTGCAGTGATTAATTGCGCTAGCAATTTATCACATCCATGCTCTTAACGTTCTTAACGCTCTCAATCACCAGCGCCCAAACATGACCACCCCCGTGCTCCCCGACACCACCATCCGTCACACCAGAACATTGACTCCCTCCATTTACACATGTAAACTATAGCTAGAAACCAAAAGGGGCGGTAGCAATGGCAAACGGAAAAGAAAGTATTAGCCCAGCTGAATGGACGGTCATGCGTGTCGTGTGGACTTTGGGCGAAGCAGACGCCAAAACAGTGGCTGTCAGTGTCGATCCAGCCTTGGCGTGGGCAGAGGCGACGGTCAAAACCCTGCTTAATCGTTTGGTCAAGAAGGGGTACTTGCAGACGCGCAAGGACGGCCGGCGGTTCATCTACTCGGCAACCGTTGCGGAGCAGTCCACGATGACGAGCGAATTGTCTAAGCTGCTGGACGCCATGTGTGCGCATAAACTGGGCGGTAGTCTGGTCAACGTTCTGAATGACACCACGCTCAGCAAGTCTGACATTGACGGGCTGGTCAAGATGTTGCAGTGCAAACGTGACGCGGCCCCTGATCAAGTCGAATGCAACTGCATTAATCAGGAAGCTTGCGCGCATATCAGCGCTTCGACAAATTAGACGTCAATAATGGCGCATGCAAAAAGGCGGTAATGAGCGAATCATTACCGCCTTTAGTCAAATTAAATGTTGAATTAATCGAGGTACTCGTGTGGGGACAGAACCTTGTAGCCGACCTCGTGATAGCCGCCGCTGTTGGCAGCACGTGTGGTAAACTGACGAAGTGGGGTAAATGCAGGCGTTTCCTTCATTGCGAAGAAATCAGTGCTCTCTTGCCATGAGGAGAGGAGTAAGTACTGGATTTGGTCTTCCTTAACCCGGCAGAGATACATCGCGCCCAGGCCGGTGTAAATGTCGGTGGTTTCGAAGAGCTTGTCCATTTGGTGCACGAAAAGCGGTTCCTCTTCCTTGGTGATGTAGAAGTACATGCACTGCACATATTCACCCATCGTAATGTCGCCTTGTTTGCGCGTCACTGAAAACTTGATGGGACTCGAGAACGCGCCACGTCCAGACAAGTCCAGCAGCATGCTGGCTTGCAGTGGTGATGACGGCTTTAGTAAAAATGATGGCTTTGGTGTCTTTTTAATTAAGCTGGCCATGAATGGCTGGCTACCGAAAACTGTCTGAATATATTCTGTCATGTGAACTACCTCCACATGAAGTATACCGCTTTCACAAGCGGCAATGAAAGCAAAGGAGCTCAAAATATTATGGAATTAAGAATTCTTGGCTATTACGGCGGTTACCCAGACAACGGGGTCGGGACGAGTGGCTACTTGCTGACCAGTAACGGTTACAACCTCGTGATGGATTTGGGGAGTAGCACCTTGTTACCCCTTGAGCAAATCATGGATCCATTGCAGCTGGATGGGGTTCTCTTAACGCATTATCACCACGACCACACGGCAGACTTTGGTACCCTGCAGTACCTCTGGCAGTTGCGTCCTGGCGATAAGAAGGAACCCGTGCTACCCGTCTATGGTAATACCAAGGATCCCCTGAACTTTGCGGCTCTAACCTTTGGCGACTATACGAAAGGTATTGGTTACGCTGGTGACAGTGAGATTCAAGCCGGACCATTCAAATTGACCTTCTTGGAAACCGAGCATCCAGTCCCAGCCTTTGCTGTTCGCGTTGAAGATACGACCAATGGCAAGGTGCTCGTCAACACCAGCGACACCCGCTACTTCCCTGAACTAGCCGAATTTGCTAAGGGTGCGGACATGTTAATGGCCGACACGAACTTCTTTGCAGACAAACCCAAGCCACGCTGGCACCTAACCGCGCCGGAAGCCGGACAGATTGCTAAGGATGCTGGTGTGCAGACATTGCTGCTGACACATTTGCCGCAAAATGGGAACCTGGAAACCTTGCGTAAACAGGCTGAGCAAACCGCGGGTAACATTCCAATTTTACTGGCCAGTGACCAGGATTACCTCCGCATTTGACAACGTGAGTCACTATGTTACAATTGCACAATTATCAGGCCTGAACCGATTGTAGCGCGCCACAATTTGCTATAATCGGGGCGGTAGATAGCTGAAGGGAGTGACAGCTGTGGAAATGGAACGCATTAACGACGACACGATTCGCGTCTTCATGAATTTGGACGAACTCAATGATCGTGGCATCAAGATGTTAGATCTGATTAAGGACCACAAGCGCGTGGAGGATTTCTTCTACTCCGTTCTTGATGAAGTAGATACGAAGCATACCTTCGTCAACGAGGGACCCGTCACATTCCAAGTAATGCCAAGTGGGACTGGTCTTGAGATTTTCATTTCAAAGGGTCAGCCTGACCAGACGCAAAACACCGATGATTCTGACGATGAAACGCAGGACACCGCGGCCACACCGAACGTGACGCCTCAGAGCCACGCGCCAAAACATCGCGCGGCTGAGGACGATCAGGATGGCCAGATTGCCCATGATTCCCTCGAACAGTTCTTCCCAGAGGGCGTTGAAGAGGGTCGGCCCGATAGCGGCCAACCTGAGACGTTCTTTGGCAACCAGCTGAAGCGCAGTGTGACGCTTGAACTCAAGAGCTTCGACGACATGGTTGCCTTGGCTCAGGAATTGTACCTGAACGGCGGCACCAGTGACCTCTATAAGTATCAAGGCAAGTACTACGTTGTCTTGACCTTCGAGCGTGACTTGGTTGATGACTTTGATGCTGAACGCCAGGCGAACCTCGCGCATGAATACGGTGACACCACCAAGGTGGATGCCGATGTGCTAAGCGAGTATGGTGAGCAGTTGATGGATGGTAGTGCACTTGAGATTACCCGGTACTACTTTTAAAACATGACAGTTTAAATAGGGCGTCAGCGATTTTTCGCTGACGCCCTTTTGTTGCACTTCTACATGAGAAAACGAATTAATGCCATGGTGACAACGCCGACTGCCGCGATAGCGAGTAGCGACCGGGTGAGCACCGCCGTGATGACGCACGGGATTGCCGCGAGAAAATTGGGCACGTTGAGTGTCGGCAGGCTGCCTGCGTGCCGAACAAACAAGTTGCTTGCAACAAAGGCGGCCATGATGGCGACGGGGACAAAGGCGAGGAAGTTAGTGAGAAACCGTGGCATGCCAAAGCGTTTGAGCAAAACGAAGGGGAGTACGCGGCACAGCCAGGAAACAAGGCCGGTACCAATAATGACGGCAATCAGATAGGTATTAAGACTGAGCATGAGCACGGACCCCCATTCCAAAGAGACAAGCGATGACGGTGACAACCAGCGTGACAATTCCAGATGGCATAAAGATGAGGCCAATGTATGTCAGGACGAACACCAGGCCGACGATGGTGAACTGTAGGCCCAATTTTTCGCCGCGGTCGCCGATGATTTGCAGGTACAAGAGTCCGATGAACATCGACACCAGCGCGTAATCCAGGCCCCACTGCTCAGGATTACTGATTAAACCACCGAGCAAATTACCGGCGAGACAGGCAGCGGCCCAGGCGAGGTATGCGAAGATGTTGCTCGCATTCAACCACTGAAAACTGAGGCGGTGATCGGTGTAGTTGAGTTTGTTCATGGACAAGGCAAAGGTCTCATCCGTGAGCAGGCTACCTAGAATGATGTTGCGGCGCATACTGTCCTTGGTGAAGTAGGGGGCAACCGTCATGCTGGTGAGCAGCATGCGGGCACTCAGCATCAAGACCGAAAAGAGAATCGAGAGGTAGGGGCTATGAATGGCGAACATGCTGACAATCACGAACTGCGCCGCTCCCGAGTATGTAATCAGTGCCATAAGCAAGGCACCTAAAGCTGAAATATGTGCGGCACTGCTGACGATACCAAACGCCAGGCCAATGCCGATGTAGCCAAACACGGTTGGCAGGGTATCTGTTAGACCGGTTTTGCTGTCGAGTGAGTTGTTCATACGCAATTTCTCCTAAAAAAACGGCACCCCTTCAAAAAGGGTGCCGCCACATGTTTTTACAAAGCTACAGGCTTGTGGTATTCGACCAAATGAGACAACTTGTCTGCTTGCCGGCGAATCTCCTCGGGGAGGTTTTGGGCGATTGTGAAAGTGGTTTGCATTTGGTGCGGATCAAAGTCACCGGGCACGCTAACAATGGTATAAAATGTATTTTCCTTGTTATCTGGTATGGACGACAAGGTGTAGGCAGCGAGCGCCGCTTCATCATGCGGTAGCTGCTTTAAAAAGTCAGAGAGTACCCGGTACGAGTAATAGACGGCTTCAAGGTATGTGACCCCAGACGCGAAGAGGTTCGGAATAGTCGGAAACTCAATCGTATAACCCGTCTTGGTTTTTGTGTTTTTGGCAACAAAGAAATAGTGCCGTGTGCTGTCAGCCATATTCGTCCCTCCTCCTAATTCATGTAACATTATAACATGGTTAGAAAGAATCCGAAATACCTCATTTAAATTAAAGCCCTTTACTCAATATTTTTATAATCCACTCGCGGCTTAGGCCTTGGCAAATGAATAAAAACCGTGCTATACTAGTTTTCGTTCTGATGCGGTCGTAGTTTAGTGGTAAAACTTCAGCTTCCCAAGCTGATGTCGCGAGTTCGATTCTCGTCGACCGCTGCAAACCCAGTGAGGGTGAAGATCTGAGTCACAGCATGACAGTGAGCCCCTGCCGGTGGAAACGGGGTATGTGAAGCTCGGGGCGCGCACTTGAGGGTAATTTTCATATTGAGTGGGCGTAAGCCAACGAGAGTGGTAACGCGGGCGTGGCTCGTCTCTTTCATTTTATATGGAAGTGGCGGGCCCTTTTTATTTCGAGGAGGAAATTTCATGGATTTTAAAAACCAGGTTGTCGACGCACTCAGCGCAGTGCTCAAAGATGAACTTAGTGCTGACCAGATTAAGGGCTTAATCGAAGTCCCTAAGACGAGCGAATTGGGCGATTTTGCTTTTCCAACGTTCATGCTGGCAAAGACACGGCACATGGCACCAATTAAGATTGCGGCTGAAATCGCGGACCAGCTCGATAGCAGCAACTTCAGTAAGGTTGTTGCCACTGGGGCATATGTGAACTTCTTCCTTGCCCAGACCACCTTCGCGCAGCAAGTCCTCGCCGATATTGCGCAGCAAGGTGCTGATTACGGTAAGCAGAACCTCGGGAGTGGCAACGTGCCAATTGACATGTCTAGTCCTAACATTGCCAAGCCAATGTCCATGGGTCACTTGCGGTCAACTGTGATTGGGAACTCAATCGCCAAGATCTTGACCA contains the following coding sequences:
- a CDS encoding VIT1/CCC1 transporter family protein; the encoded protein is MKKSKQKMSLAEQINLIRAGVMGANDGILSVAAIVIGVAAATSNIHTILLSGMAGMLAGTISMAMGEYVSVYAQRDAEKRAVADETVRLKVNPQAEQVYVTDKYVATGISRPLATQATSEMFASSPINTAVRERYNIDPTKSTSAVGAAIVSMISFPLGSALPMLTITLVQAQYKMIATIGAVVVALAITGFTAAKIGNAKVSRATMRNIISGLITMTVTYLAGHMFER
- a CDS encoding MucBP domain-containing protein, which gives rise to MGLFRTILDLFRPRPAAKQADTAPTTPHEDRADTAMTPSPVVDTPTPKPAKQVTVTIQLRSQVDGHELSTPILITAAADSPLDFQPPRLPGRLFYRAEGLTRRVPNTDTTVTLYYQAIQAAPVTVYHRGPAGELIAPPETLLGTLDLAFTAHALPGRVADVIGDHSQSGVFTTHAQSIRFNYRMAGIETGNLPSAAYIEMTQAKNVYPSPNAPRALDTQIPAGTVWQVFGIVRQQLSHQVWFNLGARQWVSAHGTQPHKTNPFLNAPVAVKPATIHFKSTITPLHQKLTIDGPALGVTVWDAPYGDPQPTRLQNGSTFTPLARHELSDGSVWIALSERTFVDANYVSFS
- a CDS encoding DUF1827 family protein, encoding MRLIDVTNSYAHLVSQQLANTNAQLVQVYSLGQTTVVFTESPHHQEVLFTNERRNIQDTEINFALKELTNKTIGDVEVLRSKHLAEVTLRSSAVSSN
- a CDS encoding ATP-dependent Clp protease ATP-binding subunit — protein: MLCENCKQNPATIHLYTNVNGKRQEINLCQNCYQLLKNQAGNAQTPQNQANDPFGFNSLDDIFSAMNGGASNGARGDQPQPGGPTPQAGRGGNGGGKRGGVLAQFGVNMTDAAKRGEIDPVIGRDQEIARVIEILNRRTKNNPVLIGEAGVGKTAVVEGLALKIANGDVPQKLQDRQVISLDVVSLVQGTSMRGQFEQRMQQLLNELRQNKQVILFIDEIHEIVGAGNAEGGMDAGNVLKPALARGDIQIVGATTSNEFRTIEKDSALARRLQPITVDEPSVEETVKILKGIQKRYEDYHHVHYTDDAITGAVELSARYIQDRFLPDKAIDLLDEAGSRKNLTITAVDPEEIDRKIKTAESQKQDALKSEDYEKAAFYRDQVTKLDKMKQDQSDLSDEDEPTVTEKDMEQIVEEKTNIPVGELKEQEQSQLKNLDAHLRQHLIGQDPAVEKVARAIRRNRIGFNKTGRPIGSFLFVGPTGVGKTELAKQLAKELFGSEDNMIRFDMSEYMEKHSVSKLIGSPPGYVGYEEAGQLTEKVRRNPYSLILLDEIEKAHPDVMNMFLQILDDGRLTDSQGRTVSFKDTIIIMTSNAGSTDAEANVGFGASINGTTHSVLAQLGNYFKPEFLNRFDDIVEFKPLAKDSLLKIVDLMIADTNKNIEEQGLTIHVTSAVKDKLVELGYDPAMGARPLRRVIQEQIEDRVADYYLDHPDTKKLEARINDGQIVINAESASVDKPASK
- a CDS encoding phosphocarrier protein HPr; its protein translation is METREYNVIAASGIHARPATLLVQAASKFTSDVNLEYKGKSVNLKSIMGVMSLGVGQGADVTITAEGDDEADAIAAIDEAMKKEGLAE
- the ptsP gene encoding phosphoenolpyruvate--protein phosphotransferase, coding for MTKELKGIAASDGIAVAKAYMLVQPDLSFTKKTIDDTDAEVSRFQKAVEASNADLKLIRDKAAQSLGEEEAQVFDAHMMILADPEFTGAIESSIKNDSVNAEQALSDVSGNFISTFEAMTDNAYMQERAGDIRDVTSRLMSHLLGVQLPNPALINEEVVVVAHDLTPSDTAQLDKKYVKAFVTDIGGRTAHSAIMARSLEIPAVVGTDDITKSVKQDQEIAVDGLTGQVVVEPTSEQTASFKKEADDYAKQKEEWAKLKSSASITADGKHFDVAANIGTPKDLQAVLDNGAEAIGLYRTEFLYMDSSELPTEDDQFDAYKKVLETMGDKPVVVRTMDIGGDKHLPYMPLPEEMNPFLGYRAIRISLDRQEIFRTQLRALLRASAFGNLRIMFPMVATVQEFQAAKKIFLEEKDKLVKAGTKVSDDIQLGIMIEIPAAAVLADQFAKYVDFFSIGTNDLIQYTMAADRGNEHVSYLYQPYNPSILRLVKHTIDAAHKEGKWVGMCGEAAGDPIMVPLLLGMGLDEYSMSATSILKVRSQMKKLSTADMAKVAEKALNDSISNDDNKKLVEEATK
- a CDS encoding CopY/TcrY family copper transport repressor, with the protein product MANGKESISPAEWTVMRVVWTLGEADAKTVAVSVDPALAWAEATVKTLLNRLVKKGYLQTRKDGRRFIYSATVAEQSTMTSELSKLLDAMCAHKLGGSLVNVLNDTTLSKSDIDGLVKMLQCKRDAAPDQVECNCINQEACAHISASTN
- a CDS encoding MBL fold metallo-hydrolase, whose translation is MELRILGYYGGYPDNGVGTSGYLLTSNGYNLVMDLGSSTLLPLEQIMDPLQLDGVLLTHYHHDHTADFGTLQYLWQLRPGDKKEPVLPVYGNTKDPLNFAALTFGDYTKGIGYAGDSEIQAGPFKLTFLETEHPVPAFAVRVEDTTNGKVLVNTSDTRYFPELAEFAKGADMLMADTNFFADKPKPRWHLTAPEAGQIAKDAGVQTLLLTHLPQNGNLETLRKQAEQTAGNIPILLASDQDYLRI